The sequence below is a genomic window from Nicotiana tomentosiformis chromosome 6, ASM39032v3, whole genome shotgun sequence.
TGACAAAGTTCGAACTCGTGACGTGCGCCTAAGTAAAGGGAAGCCCGGTGCACTAAACTCCCGCTATGTACGGGGTCGGGGGAAGgaccggaccacaagagtctattgCACGAAGCCTTATCCTGTaattctgcaagaggctgtttccgattaTTGTTGTACCTGGAATTACATCATACATGAACATGTAGGGACCTAATGCTATCTGTTAATGTCTCAAAAACTGTGGTGGACAGCTAAAAATAGATTTGACAACTGAGAACTATCTTCATAGCAATGGGGATGGATTTTTAAGTTTGTTTCCAATGTTCAAGGCAAGTTTACCAACTGTTGAGGCCCATATTTTTTAATATGTCCTACTTTGTCTCAATGTTATTGAATCATTTAAATCTTTATGGACATAGTTTTTCTTCTTCACCAACTGTTTGTAGGTCCTTAATTCTTGAAATGGTAGATGGGGAACAAATTATTCTAAGAAATGGTTTCACAGTTTCCTTTTATGCTGTCACCAATATAATTTGCTTCTCTTACCTGCAAATGAGTTACTTTTGTTTCTAGCTACAATTTGCTAGTCCCTGCACCTACTATTTTAAGCatttgttttattattttcttttttctttttgataatgGAGAAGAAATCAGCTGTAGAGGAAAACCTATAGTCAAACTGAGAATCGCAAGTTTGCTAAAGAGTGTCACTTTGTTATTTTCTCTAAATGTATAGACGATTTTGAAATGGCCATCTGAGAATTTGGATGAAATGAAGCTCCACCATGAGTCTAGGTATGGGTAATTTTAGGGGCTTCCCGGTGcattaagctcccgctatgttcggggtccggggaagggccggacccaTACAGAGGTTATTTTcatggctcgaacccgtgacttcCTGGTCACATTGCGCCtttacccttctccacttaaataccaaacCTTTATCAGTGACAGGTTTTGAAACAAATTATACTAAGAAATGATTTCATAGTTTCCTTTTATGCTATTACCAATATAATTTGCTTTATTTCCCAGCAAATAAGTTACTTCTGTCGCTTAGCTAAACTTGCAAGTCCCTGCACCTAATATTTTAAGCATTTATTATCAAGGGGATTTGAATTAAATGACAAAGAGAACAAGACCTAATATTTGTCCAGTTTTGATCAAGGTTTTTTCTTAAATACAAATGGTTTGTTTCCAGTTACTGCATGTTCTTTGTATTAGGACTATTATCCACCTAATCAATTCACTAATATAAAATACACCTAATTAGGGGTGTTTAGTTACTCAGACACGTGACAATATAGGGTTGCTCAAGTGGTTAGCACGTTCAGCTTTCttgattgtataaattctcaaaatttgagaaatttatagCGTTTGAACATGTCAAGAATATGTTTAAATTCATTACATAGAATTGTATAGAAGAATTCAGAAATTTGAGCAATAATCAgtaaagttttaatttttttatggtGACCATTGTAAGTTAGCTTATTTATACGGATTCTATTAAAtacaatataacaataatttacgGTGCAAGAATGTTATTAAGTTATATATGCATTTTTTATTTAAAGTTTCATACCATTTTCTATTTCctttaaaaacaaataaaaagatGAATAGTTTTCACGacagaaaaataataattaaaataaaaagaactCCGTTGCCGGGACTTGAACCCGGGTCTCTCGGGTGAGAGCCAAGTATCCTGACCAACTAGACTACAACGGATCTTGTTGGCTGGTATCTTTACAAAATATATAAATCAATGCCAATGTTTTTCTAATTATTCTCCAATCTTAATTTACACCAAAGGCAtgaaattagaaaaagaaaaatctcTATAGAAACTAATCCCTTATATTCCACATATAGAAGATCAAGACACAATTCCGAGACTATGGGAAAAGATATAGATCATCGATCGAGCAACTATAGTTAAGCCCGAGGTTTGGTGCAACGCTTACTATTATCCAATTATGGGTATCAAATATGTGGTTTGGCTAATATTCTTAGACGAGTTAGTATGGATTCATCTAATAGATATGACATAATCAACCTATTCAAAGTTGGcttttatcaaaaaaaaaaatgagttgAAAAATGTCACCTCGTTTTTATATTTCAACCACATCAAGTGAAGAAAAAAAGCAGCAAAATTCATATATATTTGAATAGTTATTAAGGCAGGAAAAGAACTAAAGAATAATACCCATTTAACActaaatatggaacatattgctTTTAGCTTTTGAAGAAGAAATATCATCATGGCAATTAATTTATCATCCTTTTCACTGTTCTTGAGCCGAAAAATTTACCAAACAACTTCTCTACCTTCATAAGATAGGGGTACGGTATGCGTACATATTACCCTTCCCAGACTTCACTTGTGTAATTCAactgagtattttttttttttttttgcaattaaTTTATCAACCAAAATGCTACGGCATAATGAGATTCTGAACCAACCTCCGGTACCTTGCTACAATAATAATAAACCCACTGTAATTCTATAAGTGGTATCTGAACATGGTGATGTGTACGCAAACTTTTACCCCTACCTTGTAGAGGTAAAaaggttgttttcgatagactctcggctcaaaaAAGGCATAGTCACAACATAGTTGAAACCCCCGGTACCTTGCTAAagaattactccctccgttcacttttacttggcaaatatactaaaaatagatttttatttttacttatcactttacgcatatcaagaggacaaatttttttttatgttaatactcacagtatttattactcatttcaaatcattttctcgaGTTCAATAAAATAtgtatcaattaatatgggtatcataataaattatgcacttcatttattattatttaaggaGCGTAAAAAATCAAAACGTGTAAGTAAAAGTGAATGGAGGGAGTAATATTCTTCTACAAGTTCAAACATGCCTACAATATAAAGTAAGGCAGTCACAAATGTACCCCTCTACTATTGGTTGTGGTTTAAAATTTCTTCAAATTGAAGCTCCGATAGGGATCAAGGGCAAAAACAATACTTTTTCATAATGATAATGTGTGATTACACCAAAAGTAGAACGGGTGGCAAGATTGCTCAATTTAAGATAGAGTACAGAGGCGAACTCGCCCTACTTTATATTGTATCACCACATTTGGACATCTTTCAAACTGAATCACCCCTCAAAAAGAACTTAAAAAAGCTAGAATTAAAAGTGATTATCTTGGTTAGGAAGCTTAAAGATTCAGAAACATGTTATATGGATGCACCACTAAGAACAATATAGCCCAATATTGAATGAAACCAATAAAAAGTGACATTCATGTAGATTAATTCTGCTATCAAATCCAGTTCTTTGCCTTACCAGACAAACCATTCAAGGCACGCCAATGGATATAAGGTGAGTTCACGATAAACAGATATCAAAGTACGACGATAAGATATAAAATGTCTTGGCTAAAGCAATTATTTATGATGCAGAATGCGCGATTAGTTCTTGGTACCAATGTCCTTCACAGCAGCAATCTGCTCTTCACCCATTGCAGACATCACAGACAACACAAGATCCTTTCCTTCCTCAAATCCACCTTTAACCTATAACAAGTTGACAACTTTACTCAGACACTGCATGAAAAAACGAGAAAATAAAGGTTCTTCGTCTTATATTTGTCCAAAACGTGTACCTGGTTCAGCAGGTTTTCATCGGTGGGAAGCCTGAGGTCATCTTTGGTGTTTCCATTTTCAGTAAGAAGAGACACCTGGCAAAGAAATGAACAAATTACAACACTAGAAACAGAGTTGAAGAAAGAATTAGCCAAAGAAACTCGAGTTCAAGACAGTTTGAATGAGACATCATCTTAATTTCAAGTCTTTGGTTTTAGTATtaaattttggagaagaaaaggTTTGTCTTCCGTCTGAggtagaaaagaaaaatgagtcTCAACTTCATTAGGAAGCTACGACTAAGCAACCACAGATATATAAAATGATGCAAAAGGTCATCAATCAAAACTATGTTGCATTATCTTTTAAAAGTTTTTGCCCTAGTTATAGGATGACGGCTACACGTTCATATACTAGGTAACAGAATGCTTACAAAACCATCTTCAGAGATGTCAATCAACTGATAGTCGGTACGATTAACATGGGGCACCTGTGGAAAACATGAAAAAGATCAGACAAAATCAAACTTCTAACGTTGGCAAACTGAGCATACACAATAAAAGAGAGGAAGAAACGCTGTATTACATCACAGTTGTGGGAGGAAGGAACAATATCTTCAAGCTTCTTTCCATTGAAAATATCAATTGCCACAAAGTGACATTTTGCATGTCCGTGCTTGCCAGTTTTTGAAGTGGAGACCTCAACAACCTGTTCAAGATTAGCATCGTATAAAAGGACAATCGTCAAAGATCAAATAAATGAACATACCCATTTGTGATGAAAGGTCAAAGATTACTGAGTGATGCATTATTTCAGCTGATACAATGATGATATTGTACTAACAGAAGTCATTTTTTTAAACAAGAAGATATCTCCCGTTCCCTCGCATTTCATCAGATTAAGGAACACAAAAGGGGTTAACATAAGGTAGGTGAAGTCTATAGTATTCACGTTTTTAATTTTTCGAACACGGAGTTGGgaattatgaaaaaaataatgGTACCCAAAAGGCAGAAAGGATAATTAAGCGCAACAATGTTCACTTTAAACTCCAAAGAAAAGGAGACCCCAAGTTGGATTCAGGGAGAAGCTACCTACTAAAGGAGTTCAAAGAAGTTGAAATTAGATTAAACAAAGAGCTACTGTATTGAACTACGCAGTTAGTCACCAAACTGATCCTATCCATTAAAATTTTGTCATACATCTTCTATAAAGCTACACAGTAATCTTTTGTGCTAAGGTGAATACCCTTTATCCTCAAAAGCTATGTTGTGCAGGCTCTCCAAAATGATGGTGCACCTATgttggatcctccaaaaatgcactGCTTTTGGAGGATCCGGCACGCACCCGACAACATGTTcagagagtccgagcaacattgCTCAAAAGGCTTTGTAAAGGTTCAACCTTTTGACTCGTACCAACTATAGCTAAAGcgagaaaaatacaaaaacagtGATATCGGGCAATAGCATTACGATACAGGTACCTTCAttagtatattttaaattttcctTTTTAAGAAAACAAAGACTAGGGTTCAAATAAGATAGAGACAAAAAAAGCTAGGTGATTCTACCCAATGTCCCAATCTGCCTAAGTTTTGGTGgactaaaaaaaaaagaaacttacCATTGTCTAAGCTACGTATGCATACACAACAATCAAATAAATGAGGACTTAAAAGTCACAGCTCAAACACACCCTTTCCTTATTTTGATGTGAAGAGAAACTATCCATGTGTAATATCATTAGGGTAGTTTAGTAGATAATTGTGGTTAAGGCTTAAGCTAACTAGACATTTTTTTTCTAAACCAACTTGGTGTGATATGAATGAAATTTATTTgtcttatcaaaaaaaaaaaacagctcAAACACATCCTTTCTTCTATCTTCAACTACAACTACATACCACTTAAATAAAGATCCGTAAAAACAAGTAGCAAGAATCCATCAAGATCTGATTTTTATCCAAAACTTCATTCAAAAAGAGCAAAAAAAACAAACCCCGTGAAAGAAAACAAGGTTTAGATACAAAATCTGAACTTTTAAAAGTGAATCTAATAATAAACCCCATTAATAATAAAACAGTAAAAGGGTTTAAAATCATTCAAAATAGTGTAAAAGTAACAAACCCCATGAACAAAACATGAATCACATACAAAATCTGAACTTGGCAAAGTGGATTTAATAATAAAACAAAGAAACTATATAACCTCATTCAAAATAGTATAATTACAAACCCCATAAAACAAAAACAAGAATCATACACAAAATCTGAACTTGGGTAAAGTAgatttaataataaataaataaataaataaaaagagtaAAAGGGTAAAATTTTAACCTTGCAAGGTCTGCCTTTAATAACTATATAACCATTTTTGCGAATGGTACCAGCTTGTTGAGGGTAAGTTTTAGAGGCGCCAGCATCTGCTTTTGACTCAAAATGGTGTTCTTCATCAGACATgatttttggcttatttttctttctttctctcccTCTGTTTTGGACTTCTATGGATTATTAGGGAAGAGGAAAAAAAGGAGTGTACAAAAAATATTTGGTGATAGGGAAGGGCAAATAGATCAAATATTGTAAAAGAAATATACCCACACGTTTGTACATGTTATTGGGCCAACAAATTTCATCTTATAATCACCtcatattatattataaatgTAAAGATGTTAGTACgcaattattttattaaaatattctttaAAAGTTAAACGACCAAAATACATTCTAAATTATCATCTACCTGAAGTGTATGATACTTTCGCCAGATCATTTTGTGTGAACTGAAAATTAAATTGGCTATTTAATTAGGGTAATAATAAATGGTGTATTTTGGCTGCCGTGAACGTGGGATTGGATATTTAACATCACCAAAAGTGTTTTCATCTCCAACTATTAACTTAAGCTACAAAGTGGTGTTAGAATTTTTTTGGGTTTCTTTGTCATTATCCTTTTCTTTATTTGCACCAAATACAAATGCCCATCCGTTTCACAATAGACTGCTGATTAGTTATTGTATCTGCTGAAAAATATTAGCAGCCTACTGAACAAGACTGATCCAGTTAGGACTATTGGGTCAGCGCCTAATTTAAGAGAAAGCTCAAGGATTAAACAACCGAATAGAATATCGGGGAGTTATATTTGGGATCCAGGGAATATGCAGGCATGAGAATACTGTTGAGAAAAATGTCTGAGTCCTCTCCTCCCCAATTCTGAGTCTAGCTTCTCATCCCTTTCTTTGGTGCTATTCTATCTTACTTAGCTTATGCATTTTGTATTTCTATTACTGTTGTTCTACTTCCTTGAATTGTAATAGTTAGATACTACCATCAATATAATCTATATTTTGAAGATGTTACAAAAATTACAATAAACATCTCTCAAGACGTTTAGATTTTTTGGCATCGGTATACCATTTAAGGGAAGTTTGCAGCGAACAAGTAGGAAAACTCAGAAATGTTAAGTTGCAAGAAAATATGCTATTTTACGTATGTCCTGATTTTTGCTATTAAGATATTCACCTTTGTTTATGTTAATTTAGAGCACGCTACCAGACCACTTAGTTGCTTTAATATAAAGGGATATACCAATCATATTTCCTTTTGTTAAAAAGATATcggcaaatggccaaatatactTATGTATTTTCGAAAATTGTCTAAAAatacccttcgttatactattgggctatatataccctttccgtcatactttggaacaaatatacccttattttgattggagtgccacgtgtcagcaccagatAAAAACGATTCATTTCATTTTTTTATCTgatccgttttaaaaaacccaccacccgacccgttttaaaattcaatttttttaaagcatatattttgtaaaaactaaaattatttttgtaaaaactggaaaaaaaaaattgtaaaatatatatttttaagtcttttcagtttttttaaagtattttttttataaaaactgaaaaatatatattctgtaaaaactggaaaaaaaaattacaaaatatatatttttctattttttcagttttataaagtattatttttgtaaaaattaaaaaaaaaaaagatttgcaaaatatttttatttttttaaaactaatgcatatgtagtccactgctttttacaaaaaacatactttaaaaaaactgaaaaaacttaaaaatatatattttacaaattttttcttctttttttcagtttttacaaaaagaattccagtttttacaaaatatatgctttaaaaaaaatgaattttaaaacgggtcgggtggtgggtttttaaaaatggatcgggtaaaaaaataaaatgggtcgttttcatttggtgctgacacgtggcactccatccaaaataagggtatatttgttccaaagtataacgggaagggtatatatagcccaatagtataacgaggggtattcttagatcattttcgaaaataaagaggtatatttggccctttaccGAAAAGATAATGTCTAATAAGCGTGCATCATTAGCTGAATCCGAGAACTATAGATCTTACTTTAAATTAGCATATTTACTTAGCAAAATCTATGTTCTAATAAAATAGTATAAGAATTGTGTTTTGGTAGTCTTATTGATAATTGTACtgatttaaatttttaaattaattttaaatttttaatcgGATATACATCAAGTACATTTTAGCAAGATCTTTTGTCTAACTATAACGCTTTATTATTTGGTATGGTATCAAATTCATTATTCTCTATTAATGCTTAATTTAGTGTTACAATCCTTTTAACAGGTTACTTGAATCAAAATTGATAACAGTCTATACTTTTGCAATTAATTTTATTGAATTGCTAAGATGTTTCTTCTTCGAATTGTTTGTTGACAATTTGGtttttttattgacttttgaaCATATTAGATTGTGGAacatttctcttctattattTTTTGCTGATAAAATAGAATGTTATATTTTTCACGAAGTACCAAAATGTCAAATTGCCAACATCTGACACATGAATATGCTTCctatatttcataaatataattatatttatataatttaactAATATTTTTTTGTGAGATTCATATATGAAAGAAATAATAATTTTGAATCAGACGACGAGACGAGTACATGTACATTTAATTATAATTTATATTCATCAATTTAATATTTAAGTACTATTATCTCTATTACAAGTACTTATTGCTTTTGTAGGTACACACCATAAAATTGATAATGATCTACTAGCTATCTTAAAGAAGGCATACGCTGATCGAATTAATGTACAACTTCCACAAGACACTACTTTCATAGACAACAGCTTCTTGATATATGTATATTGTAACGATCTAATCAGCCGTTTTGTCTTCTAAAACTCcatttccctaaataaaactacTCTTATGTGCTTTTATTACTTTAtaacttgcggagatggttagttcggaatttggaagtgttcgagttgaaatcgaaatacttagtttcttagtttggctttaaaatggtaagtttgactttgatcaacatttttagaaaatgacccccGGAAttgagatttgacggttccaataggttcgtatgataattttggacttgggcgtatattcgaatcGAATTTTGGACAACCCgtgagcgtttcagcgcttaatagtgaaaactagctatttgaaggttttaaggttctttaaatttgggttggagtaggttttggagtaatcgaggtccgtttgaaatttcgagcctgggaatagctccgtatggtgatttaaaacttgtacgcaaaatttggtgtcattcgagtagtttaagtatgtttcggcgcgcttggagtaagtttgaagaatttgaaatttctaagttgaatcaatttggtttggggtatgattcttagttttatgttgttttacacgtCCCAAGGGTTCGAGCgaatccgttttatgatttcaaacttgttgatatgttcgggcggggccctggGGGGCtcggtgttaaccggacgaggctcggaccaagttcgAATTTTTGAAGAGCAGTTGTTGCACCAAGCTTCTGCTGTAACCACACCTGCGCATgggcaggtgcgagctcgcagaagcgaataAGGGGGAGGCAGGCacaagtcgcagaagcggagcttcTGGGCGCACCTGCacgcacgcaggtgcgaaggagaatGCGCAAAAGCGGGCATGGCGCAGAAGCGAAATCATGGGCGCACCTGCGgatgcgcagaagcggccctTTGTCCGCAGGTGCCCCTCCACGGGTGCAAAAATGTTCTTTGGGCAGAATGTTAAAAGGGGCGAGGCTCAGCCATTTATGCCCATATTTCCTCCATTcctgggcgattttggagctttttgagaggggatttcaactagcaacttgaaggtaagttaattctacacactttgagttaaatacatagattgtgggtagattataacctgtaaatcatgaaaatcaagggtttagatgaaaaacttaggttttgacaaaaatgagattttaaccacaaaaatggttatggaattgaatGAAAATTATACATTTgatttcttgagattatgggtaatatttTTCTCCGAAAAATTTCAGAATTctagcacgtgggcccgaggtaaattttaggaattttaccattttcgGTCGGGTAATTAATtaaatagtctaatttcgaattattgagcatgtattaattattttgtataacatttggatagtttcagatttttcggcatcaaattgagactttaacgcgacattgtgatcgggaagtggactttgagacgaggtaaatctcttgtctaaccttgtaagagggaatttaccccatatgtgatttaaattattaatggttgcaaattgtgagggctacgtacgcacgaggtaatgaGAATTcgtgtgtagctactaattatgctatgtttgggtagtttaggactcaaatcatgaactacttgtgataattgcatcctTT
It includes:
- the LOC104110153 gene encoding eukaryotic translation initiation factor 5A-1/2, with the protein product MSDEEHHFESKADAGASKTYPQQAGTIRKNGYIVIKGRPCKVVEVSTSKTGKHGHAKCHFVAIDIFNGKKLEDIVPSSHNCDVPHVNRTDYQLIDISEDGFVSLLTENGNTKDDLRLPTDENLLNQVKGGFEEGKDLVLSVMSAMGEEQIAAVKDIGTKN